A part of Myxococcus landrumus genomic DNA contains:
- a CDS encoding PPC domain-containing protein has translation MPLIRSLFIPRVLALLAVCFLMGCGVPSADEDARVCADVECTAGRCVSESGTPVCRCSAWDEAAGLSCTIAAVRPQDDHGDTPALATPLVPSTEFREGTLQPPFRGKADRDVFAMPAQAGQGFRFVVRPGTLAAVDFRLMDAAGKDVAGALVRTQEGQGVEFASTEAAPRFIMVTAPQGKEAVGTYSYRLEDLGKDAHGSTPATATAIQESSGPFPVAIEYPGDADVFSFRTEPGHGFQFSCASEEASLALLTEAGAVLASSEGERGKSPRVGHVGQGTSTWFVKVYARTEALRMTSCEWKGLGRDEHSNAPAGATPLVAGVPVSARLHGTNDVDVFSFSGTAGHHQEIWLLPSRIRNVRLTAPDGRTLEEFSGAQVSRELPLTGTYYVQVLQDAEWGSEFQVRVDDKGPDDHGGLLETATRAALGERVTGRLDNSSDWDAIAVPLEPDGVYRLTCTPVCSLFTLSPSDSVYLKGEGYGIWHVLARSSGLATFRVGSYPTPANFTFQVDQVGTDDHGDVATQATPVTVPVSLAGVFELGGDMDVFSVELEAGRSYVLDFGNAFVRVLGPNGATVSRYPIPPTQATRFKADVAGRYMVEASSSSSPGTRPTPWQFSLRAE, from the coding sequence GTGCCTCTCATTCGTTCCTTGTTCATCCCGCGCGTGCTCGCGCTGCTGGCTGTCTGCTTCCTCATGGGCTGTGGTGTTCCTTCCGCCGACGAGGATGCGCGTGTCTGTGCCGATGTGGAGTGCACCGCGGGGCGCTGTGTCTCGGAGTCGGGAACGCCCGTGTGTCGTTGTAGCGCCTGGGACGAGGCGGCGGGCTTGAGCTGCACCATCGCCGCGGTCCGTCCGCAGGACGACCATGGGGATACGCCAGCGCTCGCCACGCCGTTGGTGCCCTCCACGGAGTTCCGTGAAGGCACCCTCCAGCCTCCCTTTCGAGGCAAGGCCGACCGGGATGTCTTCGCCATGCCTGCTCAGGCAGGGCAGGGCTTCCGCTTCGTCGTCCGGCCCGGAACACTGGCCGCCGTGGACTTTCGTCTCATGGATGCCGCGGGAAAGGACGTCGCTGGCGCGCTGGTCAGGACCCAGGAGGGGCAGGGCGTGGAGTTCGCCTCCACGGAGGCGGCTCCCCGGTTCATCATGGTGACGGCGCCTCAGGGAAAGGAGGCGGTGGGAACGTATTCCTACCGGTTGGAGGACCTGGGCAAGGATGCCCATGGCTCGACGCCCGCGACAGCGACGGCGATACAGGAGTCGAGCGGGCCATTCCCTGTCGCCATCGAGTATCCCGGTGACGCGGATGTCTTCAGCTTCCGCACCGAGCCGGGGCATGGCTTCCAGTTCTCATGTGCGTCGGAAGAGGCGTCCCTGGCCCTGTTGACCGAGGCGGGTGCCGTGCTGGCGAGCAGCGAGGGGGAGCGAGGGAAGAGCCCCCGTGTGGGCCACGTGGGCCAGGGCACGAGCACGTGGTTCGTCAAGGTCTACGCTCGGACCGAGGCACTTCGGATGACGTCGTGCGAGTGGAAGGGGTTGGGCCGTGATGAGCACTCGAATGCTCCTGCCGGGGCGACTCCACTGGTTGCGGGAGTCCCCGTGTCCGCGCGGCTTCACGGCACCAACGACGTGGATGTCTTCTCGTTCTCGGGGACCGCGGGACACCACCAGGAAATCTGGCTGCTTCCCTCTCGGATCCGGAATGTTCGGCTCACGGCCCCGGATGGCAGGACGCTGGAGGAGTTTTCCGGGGCGCAGGTCTCCCGCGAGTTGCCTTTGACTGGGACGTACTACGTCCAGGTTCTCCAGGATGCGGAGTGGGGGAGTGAGTTCCAGGTGCGGGTGGATGACAAGGGGCCCGATGACCACGGCGGCCTGTTGGAAACGGCCACGCGTGCCGCGTTGGGGGAGCGAGTGACCGGGCGCCTCGACAACAGCTCTGACTGGGATGCCATCGCCGTTCCGCTCGAACCCGACGGCGTCTATCGGCTCACCTGTACCCCTGTCTGTTCGCTCTTCACCTTGAGCCCGAGTGACTCCGTCTATCTGAAAGGGGAAGGGTATGGAATCTGGCACGTCCTCGCCCGGAGCTCGGGGCTCGCGACCTTCCGCGTCGGCTCGTATCCCACGCCCGCCAACTTCACGTTCCAGGTGGACCAGGTTGGAACAGATGACCATGGCGATGTCGCCACTCAGGCCACCCCTGTCACCGTTCCCGTGTCCCTGGCTGGGGTGTTCGAGCTGGGTGGGGATATGGACGTGTTCTCGGTCGAGTTGGAGGCAGGCCGGTCCTACGTCCTCGATTTCGGCAACGCATTCGTTCGCGTGCTGGGGCCGAACGGGGCGACGGTCTCCAGGTACCCGATTCCGCCGACGCAGGCCACGCGCTTCAAGGCCGACGTGGCGGGGCGCTACATGGTGGAGGCCTCGTCCTCGTCGTCCCCAGGGACTCGGCCAACGCCCTGGCAGTTCTCGCTGCGCGCGGAGTGA
- a CDS encoding FAD-dependent monooxygenase, protein MRVLIVGGGIGGFALGAALARRGVVADIVERRSTYGDEGAGIVLGPNVMAVMKGLALHEDILAVGQQVGQARITDASGEVLQESAYAVPELPLPATALHRSHLLRILRTASPTPRLGVTVSSLRKGAEGVEVEFSDGAKGRYDVVVGADGIRSTVREFVCGAEVSSRYSGHTCWRVIVDGHFADAVVEMWGRGRRVGIVPIGASQSYVFLTLNAARRAPPAWKDLAQLRALYSDFAGPARGALAALTHVDGMLHNDIEDCSAPTWWKQGVVLLGDAAHAVTPNLGQGAGLAIEDAATLAHLLVTMGPTDAALARYESLRRPRAEWIRDRSWTLGKVAQWEGGFARGVRNAMMRWTPRAATRSALEKMVLDMPGVPIG, encoded by the coding sequence GTGAGGGTGCTGATTGTCGGGGGAGGTATCGGTGGCTTCGCGCTGGGCGCCGCCTTGGCGCGCCGTGGCGTGGTGGCCGACATCGTCGAGCGGCGGTCCACCTACGGCGACGAAGGGGCTGGCATCGTGCTCGGGCCCAACGTGATGGCCGTGATGAAAGGGCTCGCGTTGCACGAGGACATCCTCGCCGTGGGCCAGCAGGTGGGGCAGGCCCGAATCACGGATGCCTCGGGCGAAGTCCTCCAGGAGTCCGCCTACGCCGTGCCCGAGCTGCCGCTCCCCGCGACGGCGCTTCATCGCAGCCACCTGCTTCGGATTCTCCGGACCGCGTCACCGACTCCGCGTCTCGGGGTGACGGTCTCGAGCCTGCGGAAGGGCGCGGAGGGCGTGGAGGTCGAGTTCTCCGATGGCGCCAAGGGGCGCTACGACGTCGTGGTCGGTGCCGATGGCATTCGCTCCACGGTGAGGGAGTTCGTCTGCGGCGCCGAGGTGTCCTCGCGCTACTCCGGCCATACCTGCTGGCGGGTCATCGTCGACGGCCACTTCGCGGACGCCGTGGTCGAGATGTGGGGCCGGGGCCGGCGCGTGGGCATCGTGCCGATTGGCGCGAGCCAGTCGTACGTCTTCCTCACCCTCAATGCCGCACGCCGCGCGCCTCCCGCGTGGAAGGACCTCGCGCAGCTGCGGGCCCTCTACTCGGACTTCGCGGGCCCGGCGCGGGGGGCGCTCGCCGCGCTCACTCACGTCGACGGGATGTTGCACAACGACATCGAGGACTGCTCCGCGCCGACCTGGTGGAAGCAAGGGGTCGTGCTGCTCGGTGACGCCGCGCATGCGGTGACGCCGAACCTGGGGCAGGGCGCGGGGCTCGCCATCGAGGATGCCGCGACGCTGGCCCACCTCCTCGTGACGATGGGACCCACGGACGCGGCGCTGGCTCGCTACGAGAGCCTCCGGCGTCCTCGCGCCGAGTGGATTCGCGACCGCTCGTGGACCCTTGGCAAGGTCGCGCAGTGGGAGGGGGGATTCGCACGAGGCGTTCGCAACGCGATGATGCGGTGGACTCCCCGAGCGGCGACCCGCTCGGCGCTCGAGAAGATGGTCCTCGACATGCCCGGTGTCCCCATCGGCTGA
- the hflX gene encoding GTPase HflX: protein MSKPSPTARPRAVLVGVQFPSVTDTEHSSDLEELRRLVHTLGYDAVATVSQRRRGLATGTVLGKGKLKELAELTGGPGVITSGARNRTSKAREKWEAEEEGAEEVPEGAEDAAPDEEEDEEGEDTAVTSEAVLDGPRPTVVVVDHELSPSQLRNLEKATGALVLDRAGVIVDIFHRHARSHEARMQVEIARLSYLAPRLRESSGGSERQQGRGAGDSAVELDRRKIRDRLAELRAGLAAIEKEQDQRRYARRDQLRVALVGYTNAGKSSLMRALTGSEVLVADQLFATLDTTVRALHPETRPRMLVSDTVGFIQKLPHDLVASFRSTLDEALEASLLLYVVDASDPTWEAQLEVTRSVLREIGADAVPSKLLLNKVDRLDQAAQDALRAEHPEAVLLSAHRPEDVARLRQVIIQYFEASMVEAELVIPYASQGRIGEVYENTTVLAEEYDETGRKLRVRGLPAAVARLTRAFQP from the coding sequence ATGTCGAAGCCTTCCCCCACCGCCCGTCCCCGCGCCGTCCTCGTGGGCGTCCAGTTCCCCTCCGTCACGGACACGGAGCACTCCTCGGACCTCGAGGAGCTCCGCCGGTTGGTGCACACGCTCGGCTACGACGCGGTGGCGACGGTGTCCCAGCGCCGCAGAGGGCTCGCGACAGGAACGGTGCTCGGCAAGGGCAAGCTCAAGGAGCTGGCCGAGCTGACCGGCGGGCCGGGCGTCATCACCTCGGGAGCACGCAACCGGACCTCCAAGGCCCGTGAGAAGTGGGAGGCCGAGGAGGAAGGCGCCGAGGAAGTCCCCGAGGGGGCGGAAGACGCCGCGCCCGACGAGGAGGAGGACGAAGAGGGCGAGGACACCGCGGTGACGTCCGAGGCAGTCCTGGACGGTCCTCGCCCCACGGTGGTGGTCGTCGACCACGAGCTCTCGCCAAGCCAGCTTCGCAACCTCGAGAAGGCCACGGGCGCGCTGGTGCTGGACCGCGCCGGCGTGATTGTCGACATCTTCCATCGGCACGCGCGCAGCCACGAGGCGCGGATGCAAGTCGAGATTGCCCGGCTCAGCTATCTCGCACCCCGGTTGCGAGAGTCCTCGGGTGGCAGCGAGCGTCAACAGGGACGAGGCGCTGGCGACTCCGCCGTGGAGCTCGACCGGCGGAAGATTCGCGACCGGCTCGCGGAGCTGCGCGCGGGGCTCGCCGCCATCGAGAAGGAGCAGGACCAGCGCAGGTATGCCCGAAGGGACCAGCTCCGGGTCGCGCTGGTGGGCTACACCAACGCGGGCAAGTCCTCGCTGATGCGTGCGCTGACGGGCAGCGAGGTCCTGGTCGCGGACCAGCTCTTCGCCACCCTGGACACCACGGTGCGTGCGCTGCATCCGGAGACCCGTCCTCGGATGCTCGTCTCCGACACCGTGGGCTTCATCCAGAAGCTGCCTCATGACCTGGTCGCGTCGTTCCGCTCCACGCTCGACGAAGCGCTGGAGGCGTCGCTGCTGCTCTATGTGGTGGATGCGTCCGACCCGACCTGGGAAGCGCAGTTGGAGGTCACCCGGTCCGTGCTCCGGGAGATTGGCGCGGACGCGGTGCCCAGCAAGCTGCTCCTGAACAAGGTCGACCGGCTGGACCAGGCGGCCCAGGACGCGCTGCGCGCGGAGCACCCGGAGGCCGTGCTGCTCTCCGCGCATCGGCCGGAGGACGTGGCGAGGCTGCGTCAGGTCATCATCCAGTACTTCGAGGCCTCGATGGTCGAGGCGGAGCTGGTCATTCCCTACGCCAGCCAGGGCCGCATCGGCGAGGTGTACGAGAACACCACGGTGCTCGCCGAGGAGTATGACGAGACCGGCCGAAAGCTGCGGGTGCGCGGACTTCCGGCCGCGGTGGCCCGACTCACGCGGGCCTTCCAGCCCTAG
- a CDS encoding DUF1318 domain-containing protein yields the protein MKTRGLPLLAALAASGCISAPEIVMVDRATALEEQASGSYRDVEQRLARAAMNPTPVPLTPNQLEELGMQPPPLVENLGRTPADRIDELLRRHCVGEGKDGLLADTRRRCQTGRLMPDDVALVERVNRARLQLWKWMGTVRPGVPEETLRQDWQKVHAEGVVCGGWVEAADGTWGEKKC from the coding sequence ATGAAAACCCGCGGGTTGCCGCTGCTCGCCGCGCTCGCCGCGTCCGGATGCATCAGCGCGCCGGAGATTGTCATGGTGGACCGCGCGACGGCGCTCGAGGAACAGGCCTCTGGCTCGTACAGGGACGTGGAACAGCGGCTGGCACGCGCGGCGATGAACCCGACGCCCGTGCCGCTCACGCCCAACCAACTGGAGGAGCTGGGCATGCAGCCTCCTCCCCTCGTCGAGAACCTCGGCAGGACGCCGGCCGACCGCATCGACGAGCTGCTGCGGCGCCACTGCGTGGGTGAGGGGAAGGACGGGCTTCTGGCGGACACCCGCCGCCGTTGTCAGACAGGGCGGCTGATGCCGGACGACGTCGCCCTGGTGGAGCGGGTGAACCGGGCCCGGCTCCAGCTCTGGAAGTGGATGGGGACCGTCCGCCCGGGCGTGCCCGAGGAGACGCTGCGCCAGGACTGGCAGAAGGTGCACGCGGAGGGCGTGGTCTGCGGAGGTTGGGTGGAGGCCGCGGACGGGACCTGGGGAGAGAAGAAGTGCTGA
- a CDS encoding pentapeptide repeat-containing protein, with product MSSDCFYVRVGKLAGKTVTLHCLTGFAGGLKDYATTRSFALLLLIDAQERAGDTPELTQGAPKEVAKLRKALAKKVAKARSPLLDEVLGPHYDEHWHAENTPRYVTRVKLLQRHNAIQERKLEKVREELSPLEDKGTGAFLEAAWGRMHGFDLQVEVTDAKYLAHLAEGHLFPTTAFDVWNESKPLPPKEKEEPAAKLKPTAAPKGHYAGEVLDSSFWPSTFVSQTSVSGSNFQRANLTNIVHTRHIQAEKCDFTKALVTQKTSWDLATHIHGWKLKGSVFRGASLKDALFSDCDLRHCDFTDADLSDARFVSSNLKGAIFKGANLKNALIPPELARQVDLQEAKNYSPAPGGKPGAKCRALDRLLFQAQAIEFTVDYATPAAYGNSIRISLGRFPYIRSQPDVYRLSLLTRAARPKATFGACYSADVEEGKFGARLRRLSDDFQTPRSRKLDLSTLTVTSKGAPLDAREVKDVIQAALEEIFNES from the coding sequence ATGTCGTCGGACTGCTTCTATGTTCGGGTGGGAAAGCTCGCGGGGAAGACCGTCACGCTGCACTGCCTGACAGGCTTCGCTGGCGGCTTGAAGGACTACGCGACGACCCGCTCCTTCGCCTTGCTGCTGCTCATCGACGCCCAGGAGCGCGCCGGGGACACTCCGGAGCTGACGCAGGGAGCTCCGAAGGAGGTGGCGAAGCTGCGCAAGGCGCTGGCGAAGAAGGTCGCCAAGGCCCGCTCACCGCTCCTCGATGAAGTGCTGGGTCCCCACTACGACGAGCACTGGCACGCCGAGAACACGCCCCGCTACGTCACGCGGGTGAAGCTCCTCCAGCGGCACAATGCCATCCAGGAGCGAAAGCTCGAGAAGGTCCGTGAAGAGCTCTCTCCCCTCGAGGACAAGGGGACCGGAGCCTTCCTCGAGGCGGCCTGGGGTCGCATGCATGGCTTCGACCTCCAGGTCGAGGTGACGGATGCGAAGTACCTGGCGCACCTCGCGGAGGGGCACCTCTTCCCGACCACCGCGTTCGACGTCTGGAACGAGTCGAAGCCCCTTCCGCCCAAGGAGAAGGAGGAGCCCGCCGCGAAGCTGAAGCCCACGGCCGCCCCCAAGGGCCACTATGCCGGCGAGGTCCTGGACAGCTCTTTCTGGCCGTCGACCTTCGTGTCGCAGACGAGCGTGAGCGGCTCGAACTTCCAGCGGGCCAACCTCACGAACATCGTCCACACCCGCCACATCCAGGCCGAGAAGTGTGACTTCACGAAGGCCCTGGTGACGCAGAAGACGAGCTGGGACCTCGCCACGCACATCCATGGGTGGAAGCTGAAGGGGTCCGTCTTCCGAGGGGCCTCACTCAAGGATGCCCTGTTCTCCGACTGCGACCTGCGTCACTGTGATTTCACCGATGCCGACCTGAGCGACGCGAGGTTCGTCTCGAGCAACCTCAAGGGCGCCATCTTCAAGGGCGCCAACCTGAAGAACGCGCTGATTCCGCCCGAGCTCGCCCGGCAGGTGGACCTCCAGGAAGCGAAGAACTACTCGCCTGCTCCCGGTGGCAAACCTGGAGCGAAGTGCCGGGCGTTGGATCGGCTGCTGTTCCAGGCGCAGGCCATCGAGTTCACGGTCGATTACGCGACCCCGGCCGCCTACGGAAACAGCATCAGGATTTCCCTCGGCCGGTTTCCCTACATCCGGAGCCAGCCGGACGTCTATCGCCTCTCGCTTCTCACCCGGGCGGCCCGCCCCAAGGCGACGTTCGGGGCCTGCTACTCGGCCGATGTCGAGGAGGGGAAGTTCGGCGCCCGGCTTCGACGGTTGTCGGACGACTTCCAGACCCCTCGAAGCCGGAAGCTCGACCTGTCGACGCTGACCGTGACGAGCAAGGGAGCGCCCCTCGACGCGCGCGAGGTGAAGGATGTCATCCAGGCCGCGCTGGAGGAGATCTTCAACGAGTCCTGA
- a CDS encoding TetR/AcrR family transcriptional regulator yields MSLRERAKADKWERIRAAAKRLFSERGYESTTVRAIAEEAGVATGTVLVYGETKDTLLHEIWREEAMPILEKAVASLPAGAFVDRCMHLFSPLLAHYASQPDLARVVVKELPWLTGAAEEAQRPALAQFLGTLARIVDEAKAKKELRAELESELAAGLAFSVYHSALLRMLSPLTRVSLAEAREGLRRGLGALLMGLGSRRSS; encoded by the coding sequence ATGTCCCTGCGAGAACGAGCGAAGGCTGACAAGTGGGAGCGCATCCGGGCCGCGGCGAAGCGGCTGTTCTCGGAGCGCGGCTACGAGAGCACGACGGTGCGAGCCATCGCCGAGGAGGCGGGCGTCGCGACCGGCACGGTGCTGGTGTACGGCGAGACGAAGGACACCCTCCTGCACGAGATATGGCGTGAGGAGGCGATGCCCATCCTGGAGAAGGCGGTGGCGTCGCTGCCGGCCGGGGCCTTCGTGGACCGGTGCATGCACCTGTTCTCACCGCTCCTCGCCCACTACGCGTCACAGCCCGACCTGGCGCGCGTCGTCGTGAAGGAATTGCCCTGGCTCACGGGCGCGGCCGAGGAGGCGCAGCGGCCCGCGCTGGCGCAGTTCCTGGGGACCCTGGCCCGGATTGTCGACGAGGCCAAGGCGAAGAAGGAGCTCCGGGCGGAGCTGGAGAGCGAGCTGGCGGCGGGGCTGGCCTTCTCCGTGTACCACTCGGCGCTGCTGCGCATGCTGTCGCCGCTGACGCGAGTGTCGCTGGCCGAAGCACGAGAGGGATTGCGCCGCGGTCTTGGGGCCCTGTTGATGGGATTGGGGTCGAGGAGGTCGTCGTGA
- a CDS encoding PD40 domain-containing protein, producing the protein MLTRHGPWSLVLALLVAGGARAQDDENDGGLRTPTRLTVGVGDQFLGQLSPDGNTLFFASNRNIATEIYSQDLEQGRERRLFDEGAEVTWPRISPDGKHLLYISFRDQAGGQLCVRNLPAADERRCLGDDASALQAEWIDASQIALVSRTTIQGDLRLSRVTLGREWSVKPLLERNLTSPTLTPDGRWLVYVPVERSVQAVGPGFAARASTHLEALRLDRPGATPLPLELDLPGQTGQPVFSRDGRFLYVVQFFTDSNADGVIDASDTGVLFRVPFAPERDDAPEQAVAANPVQLTSESWNCQYPSPASASLIATCSRSQSLDVYQLPLDGQVPSTWEARRISDELKMAGRRADLLLLYRHRMLLETRPRLRRLLMMRLSRLHLAFEDFSAAKFYADQMGRVSDPATEGLEVPLGILIDHRRAMKERERGRMVDELSEAERERMVALSPSVAASPPTAVLQHVVRSELAEAAGDFTRARQELESAQLADNTPRGVLEAYYDQADSLYRKLDDRAALVDLGRRLSQHKTFPADDQLDFARAAVAALYRGRPYAEADAAMAQARGTAPEGSAYAFALELGRHVNAIHEERPPRPVREALVAFYRQQQDPLRRRAVVQDAVERASGLGADGVLEALATLYVDDSPAATEERRRAERLFRRAMMGRAYRRLARQKKDEARADFDLVTQRTGSLESAVESVNLRLRAGVSPEVVEKEVTTTSATMARPLTHFVKAYIMARQLPKLEDDKAHALAVKAAVKELRSAWPELKNQRAVQALLGAIHHEDFLRSRTPASAERANRHYMVALDLMRNNVRYKAMILGALGMLHTQVGNYHIALGYLEQRDKLPYVDNWAGLAVSMARARALLHVGREEEAAKAADQALAMVDAAPKLARFATLVADRAALYNLAAGKFERALALYDREMPIVEASPRDEEGLRNRLVVRLARCAAALGMGQPQRTLEDLDQVERDLTTPEVRAALKWSRSTPEHVQRTYRIIASGLRANAETRLGRLDAAARALEQRRELFLDQFDQLDRDEDIRAVTLAEMRLAENAVDRRDPAQAARWLGKALEHADSLMARTHAPVDAGQLDVLWFAAQLHSNGGTPMPFDAPGRMSQARRSLLDQRDPAWRTYLAWFEIYMALDARPGP; encoded by the coding sequence GTGCTGACGCGTCACGGGCCGTGGTCGCTGGTCCTGGCCCTGCTCGTCGCGGGTGGCGCGCGGGCGCAGGATGACGAGAACGACGGCGGATTGCGCACGCCCACGCGGCTCACCGTGGGCGTGGGGGACCAGTTCCTGGGGCAGCTGAGCCCCGATGGGAACACGCTGTTCTTCGCGTCCAACCGCAACATCGCGACCGAAATCTACTCGCAGGACCTGGAGCAGGGCCGCGAGCGCCGCCTCTTCGATGAAGGCGCCGAGGTGACCTGGCCGCGCATCAGCCCCGATGGAAAGCACCTGCTCTACATCTCGTTCCGGGACCAGGCCGGTGGCCAGTTGTGCGTGAGGAACCTGCCCGCCGCCGACGAGCGCCGGTGCCTGGGTGACGACGCCAGCGCCTTGCAGGCGGAGTGGATTGACGCCTCGCAGATCGCGTTGGTGAGTCGCACCACCATCCAGGGGGACCTGAGACTGTCGCGGGTGACGTTGGGGCGCGAGTGGAGCGTGAAACCACTGCTCGAGCGCAACCTGACCAGCCCGACGCTCACCCCCGACGGACGCTGGCTCGTGTACGTGCCCGTCGAGCGCTCCGTGCAGGCCGTGGGACCGGGCTTCGCCGCGCGGGCCTCGACCCATCTGGAGGCGCTGCGGCTGGACCGTCCCGGCGCGACGCCCCTCCCGCTGGAGCTGGACCTTCCGGGGCAGACCGGTCAGCCGGTGTTCTCTCGCGATGGACGCTTCCTGTACGTCGTGCAGTTCTTCACCGACTCCAACGCGGATGGCGTGATTGATGCCAGCGACACGGGGGTGTTGTTCCGCGTGCCCTTCGCACCGGAGCGCGACGACGCGCCCGAGCAGGCCGTCGCCGCCAACCCCGTGCAGCTCACCAGCGAGTCCTGGAACTGTCAGTACCCGTCGCCCGCCTCCGCGTCGCTCATCGCGACCTGTTCTCGTTCGCAGTCGTTGGACGTGTATCAACTGCCGCTGGACGGACAGGTCCCCAGCACCTGGGAGGCGCGGCGCATCAGTGATGAGCTGAAGATGGCGGGCCGACGCGCGGACCTGCTGCTGCTCTACCGCCATCGCATGCTGCTGGAGACGCGCCCCCGGCTGCGCCGGCTGTTGATGATGCGCCTGAGCCGGCTGCACCTGGCCTTCGAGGACTTCAGCGCGGCGAAGTTCTACGCCGACCAGATGGGCCGGGTGAGCGACCCCGCCACCGAGGGACTGGAAGTGCCCTTGGGCATCCTCATCGACCACCGGCGCGCGATGAAGGAGCGCGAGCGCGGCCGCATGGTGGATGAGCTGAGCGAGGCCGAGCGCGAACGCATGGTCGCGCTGTCCCCTTCCGTCGCGGCCAGTCCGCCCACGGCGGTGCTCCAGCACGTGGTCCGCAGTGAGCTGGCGGAGGCCGCTGGCGACTTCACGCGGGCAAGGCAGGAGCTGGAGTCGGCGCAGCTCGCCGACAACACGCCGAGGGGCGTGCTGGAGGCGTATTACGACCAGGCGGACTCGCTCTACCGCAAGCTCGATGACCGCGCGGCCCTGGTCGACCTGGGTCGCCGGCTCTCCCAGCACAAGACCTTCCCGGCGGATGACCAGCTCGACTTCGCGCGCGCCGCGGTCGCCGCGCTCTACCGGGGACGCCCCTACGCGGAGGCGGATGCCGCGATGGCGCAGGCACGGGGCACCGCGCCCGAGGGCTCCGCCTACGCGTTCGCCCTGGAGCTGGGGCGGCATGTCAATGCGATACACGAGGAGCGTCCTCCCCGTCCGGTCCGGGAGGCGCTGGTGGCGTTCTATCGCCAGCAACAGGACCCGCTGCGCCGGCGCGCGGTGGTGCAGGACGCTGTCGAGCGGGCCTCGGGGCTCGGCGCGGACGGCGTGCTGGAGGCGCTGGCCACCCTCTACGTCGACGATTCACCCGCCGCCACCGAGGAGCGGCGCCGGGCCGAGCGGCTGTTCCGCCGCGCGATGATGGGGCGCGCCTATCGCCGGTTGGCGAGGCAGAAGAAGGACGAAGCCCGCGCGGACTTCGACCTCGTGACGCAGCGGACGGGCTCGCTGGAGAGCGCCGTCGAGTCGGTGAACCTGCGCCTGCGCGCGGGCGTCAGCCCCGAGGTGGTGGAGAAGGAGGTCACCACCACGTCAGCGACCATGGCCAGACCGCTCACGCACTTCGTGAAGGCCTACATCATGGCGCGCCAGCTCCCCAAGCTGGAGGACGACAAGGCCCATGCCCTGGCGGTGAAGGCCGCGGTGAAGGAGCTGCGCTCGGCGTGGCCGGAGCTCAAGAACCAGCGCGCGGTGCAGGCGCTCCTGGGCGCCATCCATCACGAGGACTTCCTCCGGAGTCGGACGCCCGCCTCCGCGGAGCGCGCCAACCGGCACTACATGGTCGCGCTGGACCTGATGCGGAACAACGTCCGCTACAAGGCGATGATTCTCGGCGCGTTGGGGATGCTGCACACCCAGGTGGGCAACTACCACATCGCCCTCGGCTATCTCGAGCAGCGGGACAAGCTGCCCTACGTGGACAACTGGGCGGGGCTGGCCGTCTCGATGGCCCGGGCGCGGGCGCTCCTGCACGTCGGACGCGAGGAGGAGGCGGCGAAGGCCGCGGACCAGGCCCTGGCGATGGTGGACGCCGCGCCGAAGCTGGCCCGGTTCGCCACGCTGGTGGCGGACCGCGCGGCCCTCTACAACCTCGCCGCCGGCAAGTTCGAGCGCGCGCTGGCGCTGTATGACCGGGAGATGCCCATCGTCGAGGCGAGCCCCCGCGATGAGGAAGGGCTGCGCAACCGGCTGGTGGTGCGGCTGGCTCGCTGTGCGGCGGCGTTGGGGATGGGGCAGCCGCAGCGAACGCTGGAGGACCTGGACCAGGTGGAGCGCGACCTGACGACGCCCGAGGTGCGAGCCGCCCTGAAGTGGTCGCGCTCCACGCCCGAGCACGTGCAGCGCACCTATCGCATCATCGCCTCGGGTCTGCGGGCGAACGCGGAGACGCGGCTTGGGCGGCTGGATGCCGCCGCACGGGCGCTCGAACAGCGGCGCGAGCTGTTCCTGGACCAGTTCGACCAGTTGGACCGGGATGAGGACATCCGCGCGGTGACGCTGGCGGAGATGCGTCTGGCCGAGAACGCGGTGGACCGGCGGGACCCGGCACAGGCGGCGCGGTGGCTGGGCAAGGCGCTGGAGCATGCGGACTCGCTGATGGCGCGCACGCATGCCCCGGTCGATGCCGGTCAATTGGATGTGTTGTGGTTCGCGGCGCAGTTGCACTCGAACGGCGGCACGCCGATGCCCTTTGATGCGCCCGGCCGCATGAGCCAGGCACGACGCTCCCTGCTCGACCAGCGCGACCCGGCATGGCGCACGTATCTGGCGTGGTTCGAAATCTACATGGCGCTCGATGCCCGCCCAGGGCCTTGA